Genomic DNA from Pseudomonas fluorescens:
GCGAAGCGGTGTTCGTGCGCTGCAACGTGACGCTGGAAAACGACGTGCAGCAGCTGATGGACGAAGTGATCAAGACCTACGGTCGTCTTGACTACGCCTTCAACAACGCCGGGATCGAGATCGAGAAGGGCAAGCTGGCCGACGGTACCCTCGATGAGTTCGACGCGATCATGGGGGTCAATGTGAAGGGCGTCTGGCTGTGCATGAAGTACCAGTTGCCATTGCTGCTGGCCCAGGGTGGCGGCGCGATCGTCAACACGGCCTCGGTGGCGGGCCTGGGTGCGGCGCCGAAGATGAGCATCTATGCAGCGTCCAAGCATGCCGTGATCGGCCTGACCAAATCGGCCGCCATCGAATACGCCAAGAAAAAAATCCGCGTGAATGCGGTCTGTCCGG
This window encodes:
- a CDS encoding SDR family oxidoreductase — translated: MSMTFSGQVAVVTGAAAGIGRATALAFAAEGLKVVVADLDVAGGEGTVQSIRDAGGEAVFVRCNVTLENDVQQLMDEVIKTYGRLDYAFNNAGIEIEKGKLADGTLDEFDAIMGVNVKGVWLCMKYQLPLLLAQGGGAIVNTASVAGLGAAPKMSIYAASKHAVIGLTKSAAIEYAKKKIRVNAVCPAVIDTDMFRRAYEADPKKGEFANAMHPVGRIGKVEEIASAVLYLCSDGAAFTTGHSLAVDGGVTAF